The stretch of DNA ACGACTGCTACCAAAACTTCCTGACGAAGGACGGCGGTTACTCGAATTGCCCGATCGCAAATTACTTGCACCGAATCCTGAACCTGTAGGACGATTGTTCGTCGTTACGCGGGGCGTATTACGTCGTGTCGTCGTTGTCGGTTGGCTGTAACTCGGTGTTCGAATACGTCCGGTTGTACGGAAATTCGAGCGTCGATTTCTTTCAGCAAGCGGTGGCGCGTTATAGCGGGATTGATAGCGATCGACGGCTTGACTGTACGAGCTACCATAACCACCAAAACCTGTAATTACAGATGCCCCTGGTTGGTAAAGTGGTGGTACGTAGTACTGCGGTCTAAACAACAAACTGCCAATTGCTTGACCTGCTAAAGCACCTGCAAACGGCGACCAAAATCCTGTCTCGCGACGGACAATTACGGTTTCTTGTTGTCCGGTTTGCGGATTTGTCTGCGTTTCTGCGACATTGTGAACGTACTCGATTTTAAAATCCTCAGTGAGGTACAGAACTGGCTGACCGTTTTCTACTTTAAGATAGCTTTTTTGACCAGCTTTGATTTCTTCATCCGTTAGCCGCGCCATCTGCAAGTTAGCTGTTGTAAACGTTGGTGGCGTCCCAGGAGGAGTATTGAGTAAGAATAAACTATACTCTCCGGTTGCATCATCATAAGTCACTTGCTGGACGGGATATTCTCCATCACTCAGCCGCGTATTTGTAGCCACGGGAGATGCGACATTGCGCACTTGGGAAGCCGTCGACTCTGGTCTGCTACCACAGGCAATTGTCGTCCAGCACAAAGTTATCATTAAAAAAATCAGTGTAAATCGCCGCAAGATTGTCATCATATTTTCAAAAATTAGCTTATTTCGAGATTAACAAGATCTCAACTCTTCTGACAGCTGGCTTTTGCCCCTGACAGTTTATTACAAAGGAACTAACTCAGGAAAATATTGCAGCAGTTGGTCATTCGTCAACTCATCGCCAAATTGCGCTGGCGAAAAATGCACTTGAATTCCGCGCAGTCTGTCTTGATAGTGCAAATTAATTAATGCTTTCAATCCAGCTTTCAAAGCGCTTATATCTGCTAAATTTGTTTCTAATTCGGGAACTTCGCCTTCAAAAGCCGCAGTCAGCATGACAACGACATTGCGCGTGACTGGTAGCGACAGCGGTTCATTCCTATCAGCATCGTCTAGGTCTACTTCACTCAAGTATCGCTGTGCTGAATCAGTAAACAACTCGTTGAAGTAGTCGCCTGCTTCTCCTTCGTCCCAAAAAACATCGCCCTCATTAGCCGCAGAAAGCCAGTATTCATCGTATTGCAGTAAGCTTTGGCAAACTTCTACTAAGCCTTCGCCCAAAACTTCTAAGTCACCCTCTGCATCAATTGCTTCGCGTGCGGTACGATTTAATATTCCTAGCAACGGTGCTACGTCAGAACCTGCCAGATGAACAAAGATGCGACAGACAACAAAGCGGGTGCGCCCCGTCATTCGATTTAAGCGATCGCGCCATGCGTTCATTTTTATATCCTCGCCTTTTACAAAAATGATTTAATGCCTACTAAGTTAACAAAGCATCCATTATGAATATTGGCATTGTCGGACTCGGTTTAATCGGTGGCTCGTTAGGTTTAGATTTAAGAGCGCAAGGATATCATGTTTTGGGTGTGAGTCGTCGCGAACAAACGTGCGAACAAGCGATCGCCTGCGGTGCGGTTGACAGCGCGAGTCTTGACTTGGCGACGCTTAAAACTACCGACGTTGTCATTATCTGTACGCACATCGCGGCAATTTTACCAACCGTACAGCAACTGATTCCGCATCTCTCGCCAAAGACGGTTCTCACCGATGTTGGTTCGGTGAAAGTTCCTGTTGTCGAGGCGATCGCCCCATTGTGGCAAAATTTTGTGGGCGGACACCCGATGGCGGGAAAAACAGAAAGTGGTATTGAAGCTGCACAAAAAGAGTTATTTGTCAACAACCCGTATGTATTAACTCCGATTGAGTCAACCCCAGCGGGTGCGGTACAAATCGTTGAGGAAGTCGCGCGATCGCTACAAGCTAAAATTTATCACTGTCGCCCTGAAGACCATGACCGTGCGGTAAGTTGGATTTCGCATTTACCCGTGATGGTGAGTAGCAATTTAATCGCGGCGTGTATGAGTGAGAGTAACCCTGAAGTTTTAACTTTGGCGCAGAATTTAGCAAGTTCTGGATTTCGCGATACGAGTCGCGTCGGCGGTGGAAATTCAGAATTAGGCGTGATGATGGCACGGTACAATCGTCAAGAACTACTGCGATCGCTAAACTCGTATCGCCAACACCTAGACGACTTGATTGCGATCGTCGAGCAAGAAAACTGGGAAGCATTAGAACAACAACTTAAGTCTACACATTCCGCCCGACCTCGTTTTCTCAAAGAGTAATGAGAGTCTGTTTTATCATCACTAAGACACTACAGCGTTGAAGCGTAGCATTCCTCAATTTAAGGATGTTATTACACTTGGTCATCAGGTCATAACCGTTCTAATTAATGCTATTTTATATGTGAGAGTGAGTAGTTATCTCACTAGCTTGACGACAACAAAGCCGGCAATAAGTTCGGGAATTTTGGTAAAGTGTATTTGTGTTGAAGATGCCAAGCCTAGTACTCTAATTCTGGCTTTTTAGAACTACAAACTCGGTGATTCTTTTATAACAAAACTTATAGAAAGGCAAGTAGTACTATCCGTAAAGAAAGTTAGTAAAACCCTTATGCGTGTACGCGCAACAAAGCTGTGTGTACTACTTTCGCGCGTGCTCCTAAAGTAGGTATCTGTTGCTTAATCGCGCAAGCTGTCTCCCCCCCCTCCAATTCTAGAGGCTAGTTCTTATACTCGTAAAAGGTCTATTAAATCGGCAAAACGTACCAACACGAATAACAAAATTATTACGTAGAATCATTTTCATTAAAGTGCAATAACCCTGTCACAAAAATGACATAGTAGCAATTTAAACTAAAACTAAGTTAAACAGGAAACTATCAAGGTATATACACAGTCAACAATATATAAAGAACCTTGCTAAAACTGTATTTGTATTTTTGTATCTAGTCATCAATGAGTCTTTGTTGTAAGTGAGACATATGCAAAACGAACCAAAAGAAAGAAGTCAATCAAACCAAGTCCACAACTCCTCAAGCGCTACGCGAAAAACCTCACTAGCCGCTCCCTGGCGTAAAAGTGCGAGTTACTTATCAATGATGTTGTTAGGAGCAGGTATCGCAGTTTCAGGAAGTAATTTAGCAACGCGACTTCAACCATCGTCGAGTGTTGCAACTTCACCGATTAGCCCTGCGATCGCCGCACCTATCCCCACAACTGACCCCAATTTTGTCGCAAATGTTGTCGAAAGAGTTGGACCTGCGGTCGTGCGGATTGACGCATCGCGCACCGTCACCACTCGCGTTCCTGATGTCTTTGACGATCCGTTTTTCCGTCGATTCTTTGGTTCGCAAATTCCCCGAACGCAACAAAGAGTACAGCAAGGAACAGGCTCAGGGTTCATTATTAGTTCCGATGGACGCATCTTAACGAATGCTCACGTTGTTGATGGTGCGCGGAGTGTGAGTGTCGTTCTCAACGACGGACGCCGCTTTACTGGTAGAGTACTAGGAACCGATCCGGTCACCGATGTTGCTGTGATTAAAATCGACGCCGATCGACTACCAACACTTACAATGGGTAACTCGGATCAACTGCGCCCAGGTGAATTTGCAATCGCGATCGGCAACCCTTTAGGATTAGACAACACGGTAACAACTGGTATCATTAGTGCTACGGGTCGTTCCAGCAATCAAGTTGGTGTTGCTGATAAGCGCGTACAATTTATTCAAACTGACGCCGCAATTAATCCTGGTAACTCTGGTGGACCATTACTAAACGCGCGCGGTGAAGTTATTGGGATGAATACCGCAATTCTGCGCGGCGCTCAAGGCTTAGGCTTTGCAATTCCAATCAACACCGCGCAACGGATTGCGAGTCAATTGATTGCGCAAGGTCGAGTCGAACATCCTTATGTTGGAATTCAGATGGTAGCAATCACCCCTGATTTGCGCCAAGAAATCAATAGTGACCCGAACAACGGTATCACGATCGCCGAAGATCGCGGTGTTTTGATTGTGCGAGTTCTTCCGAATTCTCCTGCTGCTCGTGCTGGATTGCGGGCTGGTGACGTAATTCGTCGTGTTAATGGTCAAGACGCAACAACCGCTGAAGTTGTGCAAAGAGCGGTAGAAAATACAAGTGTCGGGGGACAACTACAACTTGAAATACGTCGTGGTGGTAGAAATGTCAACCTTGCCTTGAATACGGGTGCTTTCCCTGCACAGTTGCAGTCTCAAAATTAATACAACAGCAAGTTAGATAATCTTAACCCCCTTCTCTCATTTTTGGGAAAAGGGGCACTTTTTTTTGTCATACTATTGCCTAATCTTGAGGAAATAAGTAGGCGATCGCTGTAAAAGCAAACATCGTCAATAAACTGACCAAAACAAATGCAAAGAACAAATGAGGCATAACTAAAAAACTGCTTATTGCGAGCTTAAAAATTTATCATTCACAGCTTCAGGGCTCATCTGAGCAAACTCACCTCCATAGCCTCTACTTGGTAAAAAAACTACAGCAACATCTTGTCATCATGCACCTGTCAAACGCAGGCAACGGATGGGAAGGAGGTTAATGCAGGAGGATAAAAGATTACTTGTTGCTTAGCTACACTTGAGCAAAGTTAATCCGTGTTGTCTTTTGCTGTCAATATCTTAAACTGATTTACATCAGGAAACAAGCTTTCTACATCGTAGGGATCGTCATCAACGATCTCTCGGCGAATCCAATCTTTTAAGCTACGACGTAAAGAAGATATTGTTATAGATTCCATCATTAAAGGAAAGCGGTATTTAAAACTTTGAGTAAAAAACATACTATCCTCCTGAGAATACAATAAAGCTAATTCAAACAACAATTTAATTTTTTAAAAATTAAAAATTTGAATTGTTGATCAAAGGATATTGCTTGCTCAGTTCCCAGATAATTACGGCTCAAATCTAAAGATTTGATTAAATCATCAGATAACGTACAACACAGAGCTTTACTACCGAACACTATTAAACTACCAACTGCATATGACAGCCATATGAAGAATATGTGTCGGATATTTGTAAAGCCTACTATTTAATTTTAAGCTGTCAAAGCCTAACTATACTGTTAATTTTAGTCACTTAAGTATTGCACAACTCAAGATAAATCTGCTTCAAAGATGCAAAAAATGAATAGGTTACATTACATATATGCAATATAACCGCAACTGCACAGCTAAAGTTGAATATCAAGGAAAAAATCCAATAACTGTAGCTTGTAATTTGCTTTCTGCTTCAGAGTAGATATTTGTATTACCAATGCTTAATTTTAACAAAACTGACCCAACAAGGCAGAAATTTTAATGGAATTACGGCCAGGTCTGCGCATTAAATCGAGAGAAACGAGTGAGATCAGCAGAAATTGCTTTTGTCCGCAGGCTTGTAGGTAGTATTAATGTAAGTATCTGCCACTACTACGTCAAACCAGGCGATTGGGTGATTGTTGAAAGTCCAACTTGGTACGGAATGCTATCACTGTTATACAGCATGGGGGTAAGAGTTATTGGTATTCCGATGACCGCTGAGGGGATGAACTTGGAGTTATTAGAGAAGAATCTCCACACGTATCGCCCAAAGTTAATTTTTACCGTCAGCACTTTGCACAATCCTACCGGAATCACAACATCGCAAGCACATCGTCAGCAATTGCTACAACTTGCGGAACGCTACGACTGCGTAATTCTCGAAGACAATGCCTATGAAGGATTGAATTTTGAACCTGTTCCCGCCCCAATCAAAGCTTTAGACCGTAAAGATATCGCGACTTACGTCGGTTTACGTCGGTACTTTTTCTAAAACCTTAATGCCAGGTATCCGCGTTGGTTACTTAGTCGTTACTGGAAAGCATTATCAGCCGTTAGTCGAACGCAAGTTACTCGACGATTTGCACGTGTCTACCGTGTCTCAAGCAATTGTCAGTGAGTATCTCGCCTCAGGACACTATCGCCATCACTTAGCCCACCTACAAGCCCAACATCGTCAAAGCCAAACAGCAATGTTAGCTGCTTTGCAAAAGTATTTCCCTGCCTCCGCCTCGTGGACAGTGCCTAACGGTGGCACTTTCTTGTGGAAATGCCTCCAGTACCAATGGCTGAAATTTGTCAAAAAGCCTTATCGCGCGGAGTTTTTGTTGCTGAAGGCTCGCCATTTTTCCCAGGACAACAGGGCTATCGGGCATTACGTCTCAATTTTACACTTTCGCCAGAGAAGATCGAGCGGGGTATTTCCGTATTAGGTGAATTAGTGCAAGCGTATTTGTAATCAATTACGCATCACCTGTTTCCAAGCCTTGGGCATCATAGACCTGTTGACTAAACAATTGAAAGTCCTCCTCACAAGCAGTAAGAGCATCGAGAACCGTTGCATAGATAGGAGTGTCAAACAGATCGCGATCGCGAATTTTCGGCAACCACGATCGCAACTTTGCTAGTTCTGCTTCATTCTCATCCAACTCGGCAAAGGTTAAATTACTGATCTGCCGTTCGCGATCCAGTTCTTTGTGAAAATCTCGGCAGCGCCCCAGAAATTCCTGATATTCCTCCTCTGCTTGCTGCTGAAATCGCTGAATCAGCATCGTATTTTGTTCAGCGTCATCAATCGCAACCGTTAGTAAATCTGCTTCGCCACCACTTGCTAAAATGTCTGTCTTTAACTCTTCTAAATAGCGCTGAAAATCCTCGCGATGAGGAAGAACGCAGACCGATTGTTGCAGGTAAAGTCCGCCCCAACTTTTGAGCTTGCGCCAGATATATACCCGCTTGGTTGAAGGCTGCGCGGGGACGCGGTAGATCAAGAGATTCCAGTATTGCTGGCTCATAAGACATTCCTGTAGTTCCACTCACAAAAATAATTGCAACATCTGTTGCCTTTTTAACGAATCGCGGTTATGCTGCTCGTATGTTTGCAACAAGTGTTGCATATCTAGGTGCGTGCAGGCAATGGCAGTAGCCAGGAGGCTAGGGCTTGTGATTATTTTGTGGATAGGAGTAATTCTTGTAGGAGTAGCAGCGATTGTCTGGGGGGCAGAAACGTTTGCCGAAAATTTGGGAGAAGCAGCAGTGCGGTTGCAGGTTAGTAGCTTCGCATTAGCATTACTGTTAGCAGGAGCAGAACCCGAAGAACTAGCAACCACGATCGCCGCAACTTTAAGAGGTGTACCAGCGATCGCATTTGGCGATGCGATCGGGTCAAATATTGCGATTTGTCTCGTGGCGTTAGGCGTCGGGGCAATTGTGGCACCGCTTCCCTTTGGTAAACAAGTTATGCGCTATGCGCTGTTTGGGTTTCCAATTGCTGTAGCGGCGGTAGGTTTTATTTGGAATGGTCAGGTTACGCGACTCGAAGGAGTTATTTTACTAGCCCTCTACATCCTTTATATCGGCATTATCTGGATTGTGGAACGACAGCCGCCAGCCATGGGAGAAACAGGAGTTTTAGAAGAAGCGGCGGAAGAACTGGCGCATGAGAAAACAGAAAAAGGTCGCGTTGGCAAAGAATTGCTGCTAGTAGCAGCGGGTTTGGTCGCAATGGCAATCGGTTCGGTTATGTTAGTCGAGGCAGTGCGGCAGATTACCCGTGTTGAGGAAACTCAAACCACATTGGCGCTTACAGTTGTCGGTTTTGCCACTTCATTTGAGTTGGTCGTTCTCTGTTGGTCTGCGGCGCGTCAAGGAGCCACAGAAGTTGTTGTAGCTGGGGTTGTAGGTTCTTTTACATATAATGTCACTATGACCGTGGGAGCCGCTGCGCTGATTCGTCCTCTCACAATTACTGATGCTTCACTACTGCATAAACCTGCGATCGCCATGCTAGCTGCATTAGTATTAGTTATCTTACTGGCAACCCCAAAAAAGCAAATCAGTCGCGCATCAGGCTGGTTTTTAGTAGCTGCCTATCCGGTATTGTTGCTGGGGATATTTTTGCTTTAATCTCAAATACCTTTAAATGCTGAGTTTAAGTGGAGCAACGTACCGCTTGTTAGTGCCAGAAGTGGTTGAAAAGTCAAGATTGACGTCGATGTTTGTGGAGGAATTCTGCTATGATTTGCGTCGGTCTGTGGTATGACACACTCAACAATGACTCACTCTGTCTCTGTCTCGGTTCCGGCGACAACGGCTAACTTAGGTCCTGGTTTTGATTGTCTTGGTGCAGCGTTGACGCTGTATAACCAGTTCAAGTTTACGCATCAAGAAAAAGTCGCAATTCGCGTGACAGGAACAGAAAGCGATCGCGTCCGTACAGATGCGAGTAATTTGGTTTATCGCTCGTTTGTCAAATTATATGAACATATTGGACAAACGCCACCATCTGTGCATATAGATATTGCGATGGATGTGCCGCTAGCACGGGGTTTGGGTAGTTCTGCAACGGCAATTGTTGGCGGCTTGGTTGGTGCAAATTTACTCGCAGGCGAACCACTCGATACAAATGCGGTGATGGAGTTGGCGATTTCTCTAGAAGGACATCCTGATAATGTGGTTCCGGCGTTGTTGGGCGGGTGTCGGTTGGCGGCGAGTGTTGAGGGAAATCAACCACAAAGACACAAAGGTTGGGAAATTTGTGATGTGCCTTGGCATGAGAGTATAGTACCTGTGGTTGCGATTCCTGATTTTGAGCTTTCGACGGCTGAGGCGCGGCGGGTTCTACCAAATGAAGTGAGTCGGGCGGATGCAATTTTTAATACGGCGCATTTAGGATTGTTGTTACGTG from Chroococcidiopsis sp. TS-821 encodes:
- a CDS encoding prephenate/arogenate dehydrogenase encodes the protein MNIGIVGLGLIGGSLGLDLRAQGYHVLGVSRREQTCEQAIACGAVDSASLDLATLKTTDVVIICTHIAAILPTVQQLIPHLSPKTVLTDVGSVKVPVVEAIAPLWQNFVGGHPMAGKTESGIEAAQKELFVNNPYVLTPIESTPAGAVQIVEEVARSLQAKIYHCRPEDHDRAVSWISHLPVMVSSNLIAACMSESNPEVLTLAQNLASSGFRDTSRVGGGNSELGVMMARYNRQELLRSLNSYRQHLDDLIAIVEQENWEALEQQLKSTHSARPRFLKE
- a CDS encoding DUF1517 domain-containing protein — protein: MNAWRDRLNRMTGRTRFVVCRIFVHLAGSDVAPLLGILNRTAREAIDAEGDLEVLGEGLVEVCQSLLQYDEYWLSAANEGDVFWDEGEAGDYFNELFTDSAQRYLSEVDLDDADRNEPLSLPVTRNVVVMLTAAFEGEVPELETNLADISALKAGLKALINLHYQDRLRGIQVHFSPAQFGDELTNDQLLQYFPELVPL
- a CDS encoding sodium:calcium antiporter; the encoded protein is MAVARRLGLVIILWIGVILVGVAAIVWGAETFAENLGEAAVRLQVSSFALALLLAGAEPEELATTIAATLRGVPAIAFGDAIGSNIAICLVALGVGAIVAPLPFGKQVMRYALFGFPIAVAAVGFIWNGQVTRLEGVILLALYILYIGIIWIVERQPPAMGETGVLEEAAEELAHEKTEKGRVGKELLLVAAGLVAMAIGSVMLVEAVRQITRVEETQTTLALTVVGFATSFELVVLCWSAARQGATEVVVAGVVGSFTYNVTMTVGAAALIRPLTITDASLLHKPAIAMLAALVLVILLATPKKQISRASGWFLVAAYPVLLLGIFLL
- a CDS encoding HhoA/HhoB/HtrA family serine endopeptidase; translated protein: MQNEPKERSQSNQVHNSSSATRKTSLAAPWRKSASYLSMMLLGAGIAVSGSNLATRLQPSSSVATSPISPAIAAPIPTTDPNFVANVVERVGPAVVRIDASRTVTTRVPDVFDDPFFRRFFGSQIPRTQQRVQQGTGSGFIISSDGRILTNAHVVDGARSVSVVLNDGRRFTGRVLGTDPVTDVAVIKIDADRLPTLTMGNSDQLRPGEFAIAIGNPLGLDNTVTTGIISATGRSSNQVGVADKRVQFIQTDAAINPGNSGGPLLNARGEVIGMNTAILRGAQGLGFAIPINTAQRIASQLIAQGRVEHPYVGIQMVAITPDLRQEINSDPNNGITIAEDRGVLIVRVLPNSPAARAGLRAGDVIRRVNGQDATTAEVVQRAVENTSVGGQLQLEIRRGGRNVNLALNTGAFPAQLQSQN
- the thrB gene encoding homoserine kinase is translated as MTHSVSVSVPATTANLGPGFDCLGAALTLYNQFKFTHQEKVAIRVTGTESDRVRTDASNLVYRSFVKLYEHIGQTPPSVHIDIAMDVPLARGLGSSATAIVGGLVGANLLAGEPLDTNAVMELAISLEGHPDNVVPALLGGCRLAASVEGNQPQRHKGWEICDVPWHESIVPVVAIPDFELSTAEARRVLPNEVSRADAIFNTAHLGLLLRGLETGNEAWIQGALQDRLHQPYRQALIRGYEAVQQAAIAAGAYGLVISGAGPTLLALTNQRQAEAVIRAIAQAWQQAGVNPHVRSLEIDKSGARSTIEVA
- a CDS encoding Chromate resistance protein ChrB, giving the protein MSQQYWNLLIYRVPAQPSTKRVYIWRKLKSWGGLYLQQSVCVLPHREDFQRYLEELKTDILASGGEADLLTVAIDDAEQNTMLIQRFQQQAEEEYQEFLGRCRDFHKELDRERQISNLTFAELDENEAELAKLRSWLPKIRDRDLFDTPIYATVLDALTACEEDFQLFSQQVYDAQGLETGDA